A single Vigna radiata var. radiata cultivar VC1973A chromosome 8, Vradiata_ver6, whole genome shotgun sequence DNA region contains:
- the LOC111242254 gene encoding WD-40 repeat-containing protein MSI4-like, which translates to MCPSEPFVLSGGKDKCVVLWSVHDHISTLAVEEAPTVKQISISGGNNSKATESPTIGPRGIYQGHTDTVEDVQFCPSRSG; encoded by the exons ATGTGCCCATCTGAACCCTTTGTACTTTCTGGAG GGAAGGACAAATGTGTGGTTTTATGGAGTGTTCATGATCATATTTCAACTTTAGCTGTTGAAGAAGCACCCACTGTTAAACAGATCTCTATAAGTGGGGGAAATAATTCAAAAGCTACAGAAAGCCCTACTATTGGACCAAGGGGCATCTACCAGGGTCATACGGATACTGTTGAAGATGTGCAATTTTGCCCATCAAG
- the LOC106769795 gene encoding sulfite exporter TauE/SafE family protein 4 — translation MLMSSRGFIAYLVSAFSCAVLSALFLTNHFHHGQSSPFLASSLSGTLRVWPDLQPSWRLVLATVIGFVGSACGTVGGVGGGGIFVPMLNLLLGFDTKSAAALSKCMIMGASASSVWFNVRVPHPTKEVPILDYDLALLFQPMLMLGITVGVALSVVFPYWLITVLIIILFIGTSSRSFFKGIGMWREETIYKREKTKQRATLINSHDEDKTVTIDTKCEPLIPREEKSTLEILCLNLRWKRILVLVLVWAGFLLVQIIKNDVETCSIWYWVLFGLQFPITLLVFGYEAVKLYKEHKRRMSTGNSECICGASIEWTAVNLAFCALCGIVGGVVGGLLGSGGGFVLGPLLLEIGVIPQVASATATFVMMFSSSLSVVEFYLLKRFPIPYALYLTSVSILAGFWGQFFVRRIVAFLGRASIIVFILSGVIFASALTMGVVGIENSIEMINNHEFMGFLGFCSSQ, via the exons ATGCTGATGTCTTCACGAGGCTTCATAGCTTATCTCGTATCTGCTTTCTCTTGTGCTGTTCTGTCTGCGCTTTTTCTCACCAACCATTTTCATCATGGTCAAAGTTCACCTTTCCTAGCCTCCAGTTTGTCTGGAACTCTTCGAGTTTGGCCT GATTTGCAGCCAAGTTGGAGACTTGTGTTGGCGACGGTTATTGGGTTTGTTGGATCAGCATGTGGAACCGTTGGCGGGGTTGGAGGAGGAGGCATTTTCGTTCCTATGTTAAATCTGCTTCTTGGCTTTGATACTAAATCTGCTGCTGCTCTTTCTAAAT GTATGATTATGGGGGCATCAGCATCGTCGGTTTGGTTCAATGTGAGAGTGCCTCATCCAACGAAAGAGGTGCCCATATTAGACTATGATCTGGCGCTTCTGTTTCAGCCTATGCTCATGCTTGGAATCACAGTTGGTGTTGCTCTCAGTGTTGTCTTCCCTTACTGGCTTATTACTGTTCTTATCATCATTCTATTCATAG GAACTTCTTCAAGGTCTTTCTTCAAAGGAATCGGGATGTGGAGGGAAGAGACTATTTACAAG AGAGAAAAGACCAAGCAACGAGCGACTCTGATTAATTCCCACGATGAAGATAAGACAG TTACAATCGATACAAAATGTGAGCCTTTGATTCCTAGAGAAGAGAAGTCAACTTTG GAAATTTTATGTCTGAACCTTAGGTGGAAGAGGATTCTGGTACTGGTTCTGGTGTGGGCTGGTTTCCTACTAGTTCAAATCATCAAG AATGATGTGGAGACCTGCAGTATATGGTATTGGGTGCTTTTTGGCTTGCAG TTTCCAATTACACTGTTGGTGTTTGGCTATGAAGCAGTGAAGTTGTACAAGGAGCACAAAAGGAGGATGAGCACAGGGAACTCTGAATGCATCTGTGGAGCTTCTATAGAATGGACTGCTGTGAACCTTGCATTCTGTGCATTATGTGGCATTGTAGGAGGAGTTGTTGGAGGCCTACTTGGTTCTGGAGGTGGATTTGTTCTGGGCCCTCTTCTTCTAGAGATTGGTGTCATTCCTCAG GTTGCCAGTGCAACAGCAACATTTGTGATGATGTTTTCCTCATCTCTGTCTGTGGTTGAATTCTACTTGCTCAAGAGGTTTCCCATTCCTTATG CATTATACCTCACCTCAGTTTCTATTTTGGCTGGCTTCTGGGGCCAGTTTTTTGTGAGAAGAATTGTTGCATTTCTTGGAAGAGCATCAATCATTGTATTCATCCTCTCTGGTGTCATTTTTGCTAGTGCTCTCACAATGG gTGTTGTTGGCATTGAGAACAGCATTGAAATGATAAACAACCATGAGTTCATGGGATTCTTGGGATTCTGTTCCAGCCAGTGA